A single region of the Streptococcus macedonicus ACA-DC 198 genome encodes:
- the potD gene encoding ABC transporter, periplasmic spermidine putrescine-binding protein PotD produces the protein MRRLYSFVLGVIAVTLVLFGVSVYMQKTTSSTSQSDKLVIYNWGDYIDPDLITKFTDETGIEVQYETFDSNESMYTKIKQGGTTYDVAVPSDYMIDKMRKENLLIKLDKSKITGLENIGDEFLGLSFDENNDYSIPYFWGTLGIVYNDTMVENAPEHWSDLWNSEYTNDIMLVDGAREVMGIGLGTLGYSLNTKSLSELNAASQKLDDLTPNIKAIVGDEMKGYMINGDAAIGVTFSGEASEMLDSNEHLHYVVPSEGSNLWFDNLVIPKTAKHIDEAYAFINFMLRPENAAQNAEYIGYSTPNDAAKELLPDNVKNDQAFYPSEETIENLEVYDNLGQKWLGIYNDLYLQFKMYRK, from the coding sequence ATGCGTAGATTATATTCTTTTGTATTGGGCGTGATTGCGGTCACACTTGTTTTGTTTGGCGTTTCTGTTTACATGCAAAAGACGACAAGTTCTACAAGTCAATCGGATAAACTGGTTATTTACAATTGGGGAGATTATATTGACCCTGATTTGATTACAAAATTTACGGATGAAACAGGAATTGAAGTTCAGTACGAAACGTTTGATTCCAACGAATCGATGTACACCAAGATAAAACAAGGTGGAACGACTTATGATGTCGCTGTGCCGTCAGATTATATGATTGATAAGATGAGAAAAGAAAATCTTCTTATCAAGTTAGATAAGTCAAAAATTACAGGCTTGGAAAATATCGGTGACGAATTTCTTGGGCTAAGCTTTGATGAAAACAACGATTATTCTATCCCATATTTCTGGGGAACATTGGGCATTGTGTATAATGACACCATGGTAGAAAACGCGCCAGAGCATTGGTCAGACCTCTGGAATTCGGAATACACCAACGACATCATGCTTGTTGACGGAGCGCGTGAAGTTATGGGGATTGGGCTTGGAACGTTAGGATATAGTCTTAATACCAAGTCATTGTCAGAGTTAAATGCTGCTTCTCAGAAATTAGACGATTTAACTCCAAATATCAAAGCTATTGTCGGCGATGAAATGAAAGGATACATGATTAATGGTGATGCTGCTATTGGAGTGACTTTCTCTGGTGAAGCTAGTGAAATGCTTGATTCTAACGAACACCTGCATTATGTCGTGCCTAGTGAGGGGTCAAATCTTTGGTTTGATAATTTGGTTATTCCAAAAACAGCCAAACATATCGACGAAGCTTACGCTTTTATCAATTTCATGTTGAGACCTGAAAATGCTGCGCAAAATGCGGAATACATTGGTTATTCGACACCAAATGACGCTGCCAAAGAATTGTTACCAGATAACGTTAAAAATGACCAAGCCTTTTACCCTTCTGAAGAAACCATTGAAAACCTTGAAGTTTATGATAATCTCGGACAAAAATGGTTAGGGATTTATAATGACCTCTATCTACAATTTAAAATGTATCGTAAATAA
- the potC gene encoding Spermidine Putrescine ABC transporter permease component potC gives MKKIANLYLTLVFIILYIPIGYLIFYSFNQGGDMNGFTGFTLEHYSEVFADSRLMLILIQTFFLAFLSSILATAIGTFGAIFIYQARRKHQHTILSMNNILMVAPDVMIGASFLILFTRLAELFHFNLGFMTVLLSHIAFSIPIVVLMVLPRLKEMNDDMINAAYDLGATPWQILKEVMLPYLTPGIISGFFMAFTYSLDDFAVTFFVTGNGFSTLSVEIYSRARRGISLEINALSTIVFLFSILLVIGYYFISQDKGDRDA, from the coding sequence ATGAAAAAAATTGCCAATCTTTATTTGACACTGGTCTTTATCATCCTTTATATTCCAATTGGTTATCTGATTTTTTATTCTTTTAATCAAGGCGGAGATATGAATGGCTTTACTGGTTTTACCTTAGAGCATTATTCGGAAGTGTTTGCGGATAGTCGTTTGATGCTGATTCTCATTCAAACTTTCTTTTTGGCGTTTTTGAGTTCCATTTTAGCAACAGCTATTGGGACATTTGGTGCGATTTTCATCTACCAAGCACGCCGAAAACATCAGCACACCATTCTTTCAATGAATAATATTCTTATGGTAGCACCTGATGTGATGATTGGGGCAAGTTTCCTGATTCTCTTTACCCGTTTAGCAGAGCTATTTCATTTCAATCTTGGTTTTATGACAGTTTTGCTTAGTCACATTGCTTTTTCTATTCCAATTGTGGTGTTAATGGTTTTGCCACGTTTGAAAGAAATGAATGACGACATGATTAACGCTGCTTATGATTTAGGAGCAACACCTTGGCAAATTTTAAAAGAAGTCATGTTGCCATATTTGACGCCAGGAATTATTTCAGGTTTCTTCATGGCGTTTACCTATTCATTGGATGATTTTGCAGTAACCTTTTTTGTAACGGGTAATGGTTTTTCAACCCTATCTGTCGAAATCTATTCACGAGCACGCCGTGGTATTTCTCTAGAAATTAACGCTCTTTCAACGATTGTCTTTCTTTTTAGTATTTTGCTTGTAATCGGTTATTACTTTATTTCGCAAGATAAGGGGGATCGTGATGCGTAG
- the potB gene encoding Spermidine Putrescine ABC transporter permease component PotB gives MKKNSSFFSIPYVLWLLLFVIAPVIMILWQSFFDIRGHFTLDNYKTFFSSWTYIRMSFNSILYAAIITLVTLLISYPTAYFLTRLKHKQLLLMLVVLPTWINLLLKAYAFMGIFGQQGGVNAFLSFVGIGPKQILFTDFSFIFVASYIEIPFMILPIFNALDDIDSNLINASRDLGANELQTFVKVVFPLSLNGVRSGVQSVFIPSLSLFMLTRLIGGNRVITLGTAIEQHFLTTQNWGMGSTIGVILIMAMLATMWVTKERRK, from the coding sequence ATGAAGAAAAACTCTAGTTTCTTCTCAATTCCTTATGTGCTATGGTTGCTTCTTTTTGTCATTGCCCCTGTGATTATGATTCTTTGGCAGTCCTTTTTCGACATTCGAGGTCATTTTACCCTTGATAATTATAAAACCTTTTTTAGTTCATGGACGTACATTCGTATGAGCTTCAATTCGATTTTATATGCTGCCATTATCACATTGGTGACCTTGCTTATCTCTTACCCAACAGCTTATTTTTTGACACGTTTGAAACATAAGCAACTCTTGTTGATGTTGGTTGTATTGCCGACATGGATTAACCTTTTGCTGAAAGCTTATGCTTTTATGGGAATTTTCGGGCAACAAGGTGGTGTCAATGCGTTTTTGAGCTTTGTTGGTATTGGACCTAAGCAAATTCTGTTCACAGATTTTTCTTTTATTTTTGTTGCCTCATATATTGAAATTCCGTTTATGATTTTGCCGATTTTCAATGCGCTTGATGACATTGATAGCAATCTTATCAATGCTAGTCGAGATTTGGGGGCAAATGAATTACAAACCTTTGTCAAAGTTGTTTTTCCTTTATCGCTTAACGGCGTGAGAAGTGGTGTTCAGTCAGTATTTATCCCAAGTTTGAGCTTGTTCATGCTGACACGCTTGATTGGTGGTAATCGTGTGATTACTCTTGGTACAGCCATTGAGCAACACTTCTTGACAACACAGAATTGGGGTATGGGTTCAACCATTGGTGTGATTTTAATCATGGCAATGTTGGCTACGATGTGGGTGACTAAGGAGAGAAGAAAATGA
- the potA gene encoding Putrescine transport ATP-binding protein PotA: protein MTNPIIAFKNVSKVFEDNGTVVLKDINFELEEGKFYTLLGASGSGKSTILNIIAGLLDATTGDVYLDGQRINDIPINKRDVHTIFQNYALFPHMNVFENVAFPLKLKKVDKKEIERRVEEALKIVRLAGFEKRPIQKLSGGQRQRVAIARAIINEPRVVLLDEPLSALDLKLRTEMQYELRELQQRLGITFVFVTHDQEEALAMSDWIFVMNDGEIVQSGTPVDIYDEPINHFVATFIGESNILPGTMIEDYLVEFNGKRFEAVDGGMRPNEAVEVVIRPEDLQITLPEEGKLRVKVDTQLFRGVHYEIIAHDELGNEWMIHSTRKAIEGEIIGLDFTPEDIHIMRLNETEEEFDARLEEYVEMEEHEDGLIHAIEEERNEEKL from the coding sequence TTGACTAATCCAATTATTGCGTTTAAAAACGTATCAAAAGTATTTGAAGATAACGGTACTGTTGTTTTAAAGGACATTAATTTTGAACTTGAAGAAGGAAAGTTTTATACACTACTTGGTGCTTCAGGATCAGGAAAATCAACGATTTTGAATATCATTGCTGGGCTTTTAGATGCGACGACAGGAGATGTTTATCTCGACGGTCAACGTATCAATGATATTCCTATTAATAAACGTGATGTCCATACCATTTTTCAAAATTACGCGCTTTTCCCACATATGAATGTTTTTGAAAATGTCGCTTTTCCTCTTAAATTAAAAAAAGTTGATAAAAAAGAAATCGAACGTCGTGTGGAAGAAGCTCTTAAAATAGTGCGTTTGGCTGGTTTTGAAAAACGTCCGATTCAGAAATTGTCTGGTGGTCAACGCCAACGTGTGGCGATTGCGCGTGCGATTATAAATGAACCGCGTGTCGTTTTACTTGACGAACCTTTATCAGCCTTAGATTTGAAGTTACGGACAGAAATGCAATATGAGCTGCGCGAGCTGCAACAACGTTTAGGAATTACCTTTGTTTTTGTCACTCATGACCAAGAAGAAGCCTTGGCTATGTCAGATTGGATTTTTGTCATGAATGACGGTGAAATCGTGCAATCTGGGACACCTGTTGATATTTACGATGAACCAATTAACCACTTTGTGGCGACTTTCATTGGGGAATCAAATATTTTACCAGGGACAATGATTGAAGATTATTTGGTTGAGTTCAATGGCAAACGTTTTGAAGCCGTTGATGGTGGAATGCGTCCAAATGAAGCTGTTGAAGTGGTTATTCGCCCAGAAGATTTGCAAATCACTTTGCCAGAAGAAGGAAAATTACGTGTTAAAGTTGATACACAGCTTTTCCGTGGTGTTCACTATGAGATTATCGCTCATGACGAATTAGGAAACGAATGGATGATTCATTCAACTCGTAAAGCGATTGAGGGCGAAATTATTGGGCTTGATTTTACGCCTGAAGATATCCATATCATGCGCCTTAACGAGACAGAAGAAGAATTTGATGCCCGTCTGGAAGAATATGTCGAAATGGAAGAACATGAAGATGGCTTGATTCATGCGATTGAGGAGGAACGAAATGAAGAAAAACTCTAG
- the murB gene encoding UDP-N-acetylenolpyruvoylglucosamine reductase, with translation MEEMLEFLNEELKGIDIRVDEPLKKYTYTKVGGPADYLAFPRNRYELARIVTFANKNNIPWMVLGNASNIIVRDGGIRGFVIMFDKLNTVTVNGYVIEAEAGANLIETTRIAKFHSLTGFEFACGIPGSIGGAVFMNAGAYGGEISHILVSAQVITKEGEIKTIEARDMKFGYRHSAVQDSGDVVISAKFALKPGDYVLIEQEMARLTHLRELKQPLEYPSCGSVFKRPVGHFAGQLISEANLKGHRIGGVEVSKKHAGFMVNVADGNAQDYEDLIAHVIDTVEQNSGVRLEREVRIIGEKKR, from the coding sequence TTGGAAGAAATGTTAGAATTTTTAAATGAAGAATTAAAAGGAATCGATATTCGTGTTGACGAACCGCTAAAAAAATACACCTATACGAAAGTCGGTGGTCCAGCGGATTATTTGGCTTTTCCGCGAAATCGTTACGAGTTAGCACGAATTGTTACATTTGCTAATAAAAATAATATTCCATGGATGGTGCTAGGAAATGCTAGTAACATCATCGTGCGTGATGGTGGTATTCGTGGCTTTGTTATTATGTTTGATAAACTTAACACTGTTACGGTCAATGGTTATGTGATTGAAGCAGAAGCAGGAGCTAATTTAATTGAAACGACGCGCATTGCTAAATTCCATAGCTTGACAGGCTTTGAATTTGCTTGTGGTATCCCTGGTAGCATTGGTGGCGCTGTGTTTATGAATGCTGGCGCTTATGGTGGTGAAATTTCACATATCTTGGTCTCAGCGCAAGTGATTACTAAAGAAGGTGAAATCAAGACAATTGAAGCTCGTGATATGAAGTTTGGCTATCGTCATTCAGCTGTTCAAGATAGTGGTGATGTGGTCATTTCAGCAAAATTTGCCTTAAAACCAGGTGATTACGTTTTAATCGAACAAGAAATGGCACGTTTAACTCATTTACGTGAGTTAAAACAACCTCTAGAATACCCGTCATGTGGTTCTGTTTTTAAACGTCCCGTTGGACATTTTGCTGGACAATTAATTAGCGAAGCAAATTTAAAAGGTCACCGTATTGGTGGTGTTGAAGTTAGTAAAAAACACGCTGGCTTTATGGTAAATGTGGCTGATGGTAATGCACAAGACTATGAGGACTTGATTGCTCATGTCATTGACACAGTTGAACAAAATTCTGGCGTTCGTTTAGAGCGTGAAGTCCGAATTATCGGCGAAAAGAAACGTTAA
- the folK gene encoding 2-amino-4-hydroxy-6-hydroxymethyldihydropteridinepyrophosphokinase — MTKVYLSLGSNIGDKKAYLLAALERLEQLEQTSVTSVSSFYETAAWGKTDQDDFLNSCCELETDLTPQELLLACQNIEKELKRVRHEHWGPRTIDIDILLYGNETIATENLSVPHPYMTERAFVLVPLEEIAPQLQLNGQSISSYLAHLNVQEVRKLLV, encoded by the coding sequence ATGACAAAGGTTTATTTGAGCTTAGGAAGCAATATCGGCGATAAAAAAGCTTATTTACTGGCTGCGCTTGAACGCTTAGAACAATTAGAACAGACTTCTGTGACGTCGGTCTCTTCATTTTATGAAACAGCAGCATGGGGAAAGACAGACCAAGATGATTTTTTGAATAGTTGTTGTGAGCTCGAGACAGATTTGACGCCGCAAGAATTATTACTTGCTTGTCAAAACATCGAAAAAGAGCTGAAGCGTGTTAGGCATGAACATTGGGGACCTCGTACCATTGATATCGACATTCTGTTGTATGGTAATGAGACGATTGCTACTGAAAATTTGAGCGTTCCGCACCCTTACATGACAGAACGGGCTTTTGTTTTGGTACCGTTAGAGGAAATCGCTCCGCAACTTCAACTTAATGGACAATCAATTTCATCTTATCTGGCGCATTTAAATGTCCAAGAGGTCCGAAAACTTCTGGTTTAA
- the folB gene encoding Dihydroneopterin aldolase, with product MDKIHLKGCRFYGYHGAFAEEQTLGQIFVVDCTLSVDLQKASQSDVLEDTVHYGLVFETIKRQVEEERYALIERLAGAICQDIFEQFPPVQAINIKIFKENPPINGHYDAVGIELERERA from the coding sequence ATGGATAAAATACATTTAAAAGGTTGCCGTTTTTATGGCTACCATGGAGCGTTCGCTGAAGAACAAACGCTTGGTCAGATTTTTGTCGTTGATTGCACCTTGTCTGTTGATTTACAAAAAGCATCACAGTCTGATGTGCTAGAAGATACTGTTCATTATGGACTGGTTTTTGAAACGATAAAAAGACAAGTTGAAGAAGAACGCTACGCTTTAATTGAACGTTTGGCAGGAGCAATTTGTCAAGATATTTTTGAACAATTTCCTCCAGTTCAAGCCATTAACATTAAGATTTTTAAAGAAAATCCGCCAATCAATGGGCATTATGATGCGGTTGGTATTGAGTTAGAACGGGAGCGCGCATGA
- the folP gene encoding Dihydropteroate synthase, which yields MKIGKHEIDGTACIMGILNVTPDSFSDGGSYTSIENALAQAEKMIAAGAKIIDVGGESTRPGNTFVEAEEEINRVVPVIRALKERFNVLVSIDTYKTETARAALEAGADILNDVWAGLYDGKMLALAAEKNVPIILMHNQEEEKYDNITKEVCDFLTERAQAALDSGVTLENIWIDPGFGFAKNEAQNIELLKGLDAVCKLGYPVLFGISRKRTVDYLLSGGTLAADRDMGTAALSAWAVLKGCRIVRVHNVDVNRDIVKVISQLS from the coding sequence ATGAAAATTGGAAAACACGAGATTGACGGAACAGCTTGTATCATGGGGATACTTAATGTGACCCCAGATTCTTTTTCTGACGGCGGTTCTTACACTTCTATTGAAAATGCCCTTGCTCAGGCTGAAAAAATGATTGCAGCAGGAGCTAAGATTATTGATGTCGGTGGTGAATCAACTCGCCCAGGCAATACTTTCGTTGAAGCAGAAGAAGAAATTAATCGTGTTGTTCCTGTTATCAGAGCGCTTAAAGAACGTTTTAATGTATTGGTGAGTATTGATACATATAAAACTGAAACAGCACGGGCTGCCTTGGAAGCAGGTGCTGATATTTTAAATGACGTTTGGGCTGGTCTTTATGACGGAAAAATGCTGGCGCTGGCAGCTGAGAAAAATGTTCCTATCATTTTGATGCATAATCAAGAGGAAGAAAAATACGATAATATCACTAAAGAAGTTTGTGATTTTTTAACAGAACGTGCCCAAGCTGCTTTGGACTCAGGCGTTACGCTTGAAAATATTTGGATTGACCCAGGGTTTGGTTTTGCCAAAAACGAGGCACAAAATATCGAATTGCTAAAAGGATTAGATGCGGTTTGTAAGCTCGGTTATCCAGTTCTTTTTGGAATTTCACGTAAACGTACGGTTGATTATTTGCTTAGTGGGGGAACGTTAGCTGCCGACCGTGATATGGGAACAGCTGCTTTATCAGCTTGGGCTGTCTTAAAAGGTTGCCGAATTGTTCGTGTACATAACGTTGACGTTAATCGTGACATTGTTAAAGTGATTAGTCAACTGAGTTGA
- the folE gene encoding GTP cyclohydrolase I type 1, translating to MANQEKLETAVYQLLEALGENPKREGLLDTPKRVAKMYQEMFSGLNEDPKDQFTAVFTENHDEVVLVKDIPFYSMCEHHLVPFYGKAHVAYLPSDGRVTGLSKLARAVEVASKRPQLQERLTDQVATALEEALHPKGIFVMLEAEHMCMTMRGIKKPGSKTVTTVAKGIFKENREERNEILSLILGK from the coding sequence ATGGCAAATCAAGAAAAACTTGAAACAGCAGTTTACCAACTTTTAGAAGCCTTGGGAGAAAATCCTAAGCGTGAAGGGTTATTGGATACGCCAAAACGTGTTGCTAAAATGTACCAAGAGATGTTTTCAGGCTTAAATGAAGACCCAAAAGATCAATTTACAGCTGTTTTTACAGAAAATCATGATGAAGTAGTTTTAGTTAAAGATATCCCATTTTATTCAATGTGTGAACATCATTTGGTTCCCTTTTATGGAAAAGCTCATGTTGCTTATTTGCCAAGTGACGGTCGTGTGACTGGTTTGAGTAAGTTAGCGCGTGCCGTTGAAGTGGCTAGTAAACGTCCGCAATTGCAAGAGCGTTTGACTGACCAAGTTGCTACCGCACTTGAAGAAGCTTTGCATCCTAAAGGCATTTTTGTCATGCTTGAAGCAGAGCATATGTGTATGACAATGCGTGGTATCAAGAAACCTGGTAGTAAAACCGTAACAACTGTTGCAAAAGGTATTTTCAAAGAAAATCGTGAAGAACGAAATGAAATCTTATCACTGATTTTAGGAAAATAA